GCCCGACACGGCCTCGGTAGCGGGACTGTTCTCCGGTTCCTTCTCCGAGACCGTCCCTTCCCTCAGCCGGGCCATGAAGGCTTCTGACTCAGCGGCAAACTTGCATCGAGCGCGGATCGCCGGGCCGTACTTGTAGAATAGGAACGGAAAGGGCACGCAAGCGAGCGCTAGGAACGCGGGGATCGAAGACGCCCAGTTGGTCCCGAGGTCTTCGTACATGTAGGAGGTGAAGAGAGGAAACGCGGCGCCGAAGCAGCTGCGGATGACCGAGCTGGCGGCAAGCACACTCGCTGCGAAGATGGTGTAGGAGTCGATGAGATAATTCATGGTGCTCAAGAAGAGCAGAACCATTCCAAACCCGAAAGGAATACCGGCGGCAATACTGACGATCCAGTGGATAGATGGGTTGTTCGTCCAAGCAAACCAGAACAGCCCGACGGGAACGGCCACGGACCCAACCATGGCGGATCTGAGGCGCGTCTCTGGAGGCGCGAATCCGCCGTTCTCCTCTTGCACTCGCTGGTACCGACTGTTCTCGGGTATGGTGTACATGATGGCGAAAATCATGCCGACCatgatgccgaggaaggcgagcCCGCCGATTCCTTGCGACCAGCCTCGTCCCTGTTGGTAAACGATCGGGAAAGCCGCGAAGAGCATGTACATGGTCCCGTAGATGATGGCCATGTAAAGCGACAGGAGCAGGACGATGGGCTCGCGGAACAACAGGATCCacggcctcgacaaggcgGTCTTGAAGGATTCGGCCAGGCTGATTTTGCCCTGCTCGTGCTCGATCTTGCTGACGTAGCACTTCCCCGTCATCTTGGATAGCTTGGCGGCGCGTTGGCGGAGTAGATACGGGGCGTAGGTCTCGGGCACCAACGCCGTGCCCAGAAGCCAGAAGGTCCCCGAGAAGGCGGCCAGGAAACCCATGACCCAGCGCCAGCCGGCCGCGGCCCCGAGAAACccgccgatgatgggccCGAGAACGGGTCCCAGGAAGGGCGCTGCCGCGaacaaggccatcgccaggcctctctcggcggccgggaaCATGTCGGCAATGACACCGCCCGAGTTGGCGAGCGGCGATGATCCGAACGCGCCGGCGAAAAAgcggaggacgaggagcgTTGTGGCCGAGTCCGCTCCGGCGCAGCCGGCGTTGAAGGCCGTCAGGACGGCATAGGTGCCGAAGAACAGCGACTGGCGCCCAAACAGTTCACTGAGTGGCGCCCAGAGTAGTGGGCCGATGGCAAACCCCAGCACGAAAAGGGAGACGCCCAACGTCGCGACTTCCTGGGAGACCCCGAACTCCTCGATTATCTGGCGTATACCACCCGTGTAGGCGGAGGAAAGGAGGGCCACCGCCAACGTGGTCAAGGAGACCATCATGGTAATAAACCATTTGGTCGTCTTGCTGAACAACATAGGGTTTCTGGGGTCGTGGGGAATCCATTGCACCAAGAAAGGGTCGGCTTCGGTCCCCGACCCTGAGTATGGATGGGCGGCTACTTCTGGCGTGATCCCTGCTTGGTCGTAGACTATGCGCCAGTATGGGATCTTCGTGTGGGCGGGATGCTcgccggcttcctcgacCGGTACTTCGGTCTTGTCTTGCGCCATGGCGCGTGGCAGATTCCGGGACAGGCAGTCGTCGAGTTGGAGGACAAAGGGCACATGCAGAAGTGATGGATTAGTAGAAACCGTTTAATAAAAGTACGTGGGAAGGGAAAgtgccaagaagaagaaaaaggcgAGGCACAGGGGAATCCCAAGGGAATAAGACGGGTAGGATTCTATTTGTAGCTGCTTGATAAAATTCCGCCAGTGGTCAGACTCAGACCAGCAAGGGGATGACGAAATGCACAACATCACCGGGCCACAAAATGCGACAACCCGACCGGCTCTACCGGTGGGAACCAGATGCTGAATCCCGTCTCGCGCTTACCCActcgtccgtcttctcgTTAGCTTCATGCTCGGGGGCGACGTTTTGCAGGTTTAGATGTCTGATTACATCTAGATCGAGTGACGAGAATTCCAACTTGCGCTTTCACAATCAATCCAACCCTGCTGGGATGGGAACTGTTGACTTTCACGGAAGTCCGTACAGTTCCCAGTGCAAGTGGCCAAAACGTGGCATACTTGACGGCAGAGGCCCCCCTGGTCAAGTTTTCTCAAGTGATCGGCATAGAAAGGAACTGCGCTCTGGACCAGACCAACTCCGTCCGACAAGGGCCTAACTCCGGGCCCGGCAACTCGAGGGTGTGGCTCGGCAATGCAACTTCCGCCAAGTGTTCATAAAATCATGCATCGCCAATTAGTCACCAGTCACTAGGATTTGGCTTCCACAACACCCGACTCGCCGCATGTTGGCCTCACCGAGGGCCTAGGGGAGTTTGACTTTCAATGTTGAAAGAAACTCCCAGCCTGACTGAAGATTAAGACGAAGTGCTTATTGGATGAACCTGATAGATGCCAGGTCACTGGATATGGACGCGGATaaggttgtcgtcgtcgtcgtcgtcgtcacaTCAGCTCTCGAGCCTGTTATTTCTCATCCCCAACTGACCGAGATTGCGGTTGCACTTCACGAGAGCCGGCTTCCCTCAAGTTTCCATACTGGCGTTAAATGCGCCAAAATAGCCTTGATTGAATAGCCTTGTGCGCCAGGCTCAGCGGATGTTAGAAGTGTCGACAAAACCTGGACCGAGCAACTTACTCTTTAAACCGACAGGTCACCTCGGCTGCTGGTCGGCTGTGTCACCTCGAGATGGGTAGTGTGTGCCGCGGGTCAAAGCTTAATGCAATGCACAACCTTGCACAGCCTGGCACAAGTGCCCTAGGCCCGGGACGGCGCCCTTCCGGATGATTTGCATAATTCGGCGGAGTCACAACCGGCCCCGGGTCGGACTTAAAGCACAGTCCGGGACCAACACCCGCTGAGTGCAACAGCTGACCATTTGGCTAATGTAAGCTTATAATCGAGGCCAGCTTCCATTTTCTTTTTTCATTCTCGGCCTAAGCCTCATTCGTCACATTGAGACGGATTTCGAATGTTGCCCGTCCGTGCATGATGAGACTCTCCTAGCCTACCGATGTCGACGTGTGACCTCCTGTTAGCCACCAAAGCAGAGTCGATGAGGAACAGGCTTCTGCCACCGGCCAGATGCCCAACTCCGTCAGCAGCCTTATTGGGGCTTCTAGTTTACTATATTTGAATGGTCTTTTCTTCCAACCTTTGGGTTTTTTTTACATCTTTCTTTGAGTTTCCGTGCAATTGTTGCGAAATGGCGCTGATATGCTCAATCTGTTCGTCCCTGGTTGGCATAGTCCTCGGATGCTATTTGTTTCAAGCCAACAATAATGTGTTTTGTCGTAGGATATGCCGTAGACAGCATGATGCCAAGTGCACCCTGGATGAAACCAGAATGGGCACTGGAGGCTCGCTGCCGACTCAGGTCTGTGATGATCATTGGGGAATCTGGGTAACTGGAAACAATGGTCTCGTCAGCGCCTTCCGGTAGATAGCTGGGGAAAGTTAGTTCCTTCCTGTTATGTGGCTTAGGAGAGATTGGAGCTTGAATTCTTACTCCAaacttcttcctcctttttttcttcacaACACTGACCGAACCGCATTGTGAGCCTTCTCACAACAGACAGACAACTCACTTCAGCAACATTTACAGAGGCCTGAAACACCAGCACATCGACTACTGGCTGCCCCGAAATCTACGAGGACGTAGCTTCTACAATCGATCCAGAGCCAGATCGAACCTCGGCACGCAACCATATCGAGCCCAGCGATCCGCATGTGAGTGTCATGTGAGGTCAAGAACGCGCCCGACACTGAACAAACCAGGATTAGATCATGAACTCCGCTACGAGGAAGGTACCTGGCTACATGCCTCACAGCAAGGCAAATGCAGTAGAGCATAATCGCAACAACTGcagcgaggtcgacgacaagCGCAACGAGCACACCGCCGCGAATATCAAGAGCGAAGATGGAGACAGCAgcgccatcaacaacagaACCAACCCGAGACCGCCCCAACCTCCGGCAAAGAAGTGCACAAACCCCAAGTGCAAGATCATGACTTGCCAGGGCA
This sequence is a window from Colletotrichum higginsianum IMI 349063 chromosome 8, whole genome shotgun sequence. Protein-coding genes within it:
- a CDS encoding Major facilitator superfamily transporter, with the translated sequence MAQDKTEVPVEEAGEHPAHTKIPYWRIVYDQAGITPEVAAHPYSGSGTEADPFLVQWIPHDPRNPMLFSKTTKWFITMMVSLTTLAVALLSSAYTGGIRQIIEEFGVSQEVATLGVSLFVLGFAIGPLLWAPLSELFGRQSLFFGTYAVLTAFNAGCAGADSATTLLVLRFFAGAFGSSPLANSGGVIADMFPAAERGLAMALFAAAPFLGPVLGPIIGGFLGAAAGWRWVMGFLAAFSGTFWLLGTALVPETYAPYLLRQRAAKLSKMTGKCYVSKIEHEQGKISLAESFKTALSRPWILLFREPIVLLLSLYMAIIYGTMYMLFAAFPIVYQQGRGWSQGIGGLAFLGIMVGMIFAIMYTIPENSRYQRVQEENGGFAPPETRLRSAMVGSVAVPVGLFWFAWTNNPSIHWIVSIAAGIPFGFGMVLLFLSTMNYLIDSYTIFAASVLAASSVIRSCFGAAFPLFTSYMYEDLGTNWASSIPAFLALACVPFPFLFYKYGPAIRARCKFAAESEAFMARLREGTVSEKEPENSPATEAVSGDAADLPTSSDDDSSVRRQATRRTMSIASTRRNSYDGNPYDIDRVHTRESFGVKKK